The following coding sequences lie in one Caretta caretta isolate rCarCar2 chromosome 28, rCarCar1.hap1, whole genome shotgun sequence genomic window:
- the GRK1 gene encoding LOW QUALITY PROTEIN: rhodopsin kinase GRK1 (The sequence of the model RefSeq protein was modified relative to this genomic sequence to represent the inferred CDS: deleted 1 base in 1 codon) encodes MDIGGLETVVANSAYVSARGSVDASAPSTVRDKKMRAKLKLPHISQCEHLRTQLDLDFQSLCLRQPIGKRLFQQFLEEQEAFAAAGGLWRSMEEYAAAEEGERPQKAQKTVNQFFDSASKSFCPFLEEKAIMRVKEDARHGRADLFKEAEGQLLAHLEERALARYAGSLFFSRFLQFKWLEGQSVTEEWFLDFRVLGKGGFGEVCACQMRATGKMYANKKLNKKRLKKRNGYEGAIVEKRILAKVHSRFIVTLAYAFQTKLDLCLVMTLMNGGDLRYHIYNVDEKNPGFPEPRAVFYTAQIICGLEHLHQNRIIYRDLKPENVLLDDAGHVRLSDLGLAVELLEGKDKTKGYAGTPGFMAPELLRNEEYDWSVDYFTLGVTLYEMIEAKGPFRCRGEKVENKEVTRRVLHDPVKYSEKFSPACRAACEGLMAKDPAGRLGFRDHQCDQLKAQPLFQKVNWGRLEAGLAEPPFVPDPRTVYAKDIGEVGAFSTVRGVALDEQDRAFYEDFSSGNIPIPWQEEMVETGVFGELNVWGAKGTVPRDLDPSVPADSVSSKSGTCLLL; translated from the exons ATGGACATCGGGGGCCTGGAGACGGTGGTGGCCAACTCGGCCTACGTCTCGGCCCGGGGCAGCGTGGACGCCAGCGCCCCTTCCACCGTGCGGGACAAGAAGATGCGGGCCAAGCTCAAGCTGCCCCACATCTCCCAGTGCGAGCACCTGAGGACCCAGCTGGACCTGGACTTCCAGAGCCTCTGCCTCCGGCAGCCCATCGGCAAGCGGCTCTTTCAGCAGTTCCTGGAGGAGCAGGAGGCCTTCGCGGCGGCCGGCGGGCTGTGGAGGAGCATGGAGGAGTACGCCGCGGCCGAGGAGGGCGAGAGGCCCCAGAAGGCCCAGAAGACCGTCAACCAGTTCTTCGACTCGGCCTCCAAGAGCTTCTGCCCCTTCCTGGAGGAGAAGGCCATCATGCGGGTCAAGGAGGACGCCAGGCACGGGCGGGCGGACCTCTTCAAGGAGGCCGAGGGGCAGCTCCTCGCGCACCTGGAGGAGCGGGCCCTGGCCAGGTACGCGGGCAGCTTGTTCTTCTCCCGCTTCCTGCAGTTCAAGTGGCTGGAGGGGCAGAGCGTGACCGAGGAGTGGTTCCTGGACTTCCGGGTGCTGGGCAAAGGCGGCTTCGGTGAGGTCTGCGCCTGCCAGATGAGGGCCACCGGCAAGATGTACGCCAACAAGAAGCTCAACAAGAAGCGGCTCAAGAAGCGCAACGGATACGAG ggggccattgtggagaagcggATCCTGGCCAAGGTGCACAGCCGGTTCATCGTCACGCTGGCCTACGCCTTCCAGACCAAGCTGGACCTGTGTCTGGTCATGACCCTCATGAACGGCGGAGACCTCAG GTACCACATCTACAACGTGGACGAGAAGAACCCGGGGTTCCCGGAGCCCCGGGCGGTTTTCTACACGGCCCAGATCATCTGCGGCCTGGAGCATCTGCACCAAAACCGCATCATCTACCGGGACCTCAAGCCGGAGAACGTGCTACTGGATGACGCGG ggcacGTCCGGCTGTCGGACCTGGGGCTGGCAGTGGAGCTGCTGGAGGGAAAGGACAAGACCAAGGGGTACGCGGGGACCCCAG GGTTCATGGCTCCGGAGCTGCTGAGGAACGAGGAATACGACTGGAGCGTGGATTACTTCACCCTGGGGGTGACGCTCTACGAGATGATCGAAGCCAAGGGCCCCTTTCGCTGCCGGGGGGAGAAG GTGGAGAACAAGGAGGTGACCCGGCGCGTCCTGCACGACCCGGTGAAGTACTCGGAGAAGTTCAGCCCCGCCTGCCGGGCCGCCTGCGAGGGGCTCATGGCCAAGGACCCCGCCGGCCGTCTGGGCTTCCGGGACCACCAGTGCGACCAGCTCAAGGCCCAGCCCCTCTTCCAGAAGGTCAACTGGGGCCGGCTGGAGGCAG gtcTGGCGGAGCCGCCCTTCGTGCCCGACCCCCGGACGGTCTACGCCAAGGACATCGGCGAGGTGGGCGCCTTCTCCACGGTGAGG GGGGTGGCGCTGGACGAGCAGGACCGGGCCTTCTACGAGGACTTCTCCTCCGGCAACATCCCCATCCCCTGGCAGGAGGAGATGGTGGAGACCGGCGTCTTCGGGGAGCTGAACGTGTGGGGGGCCAAGGGCACCGTCCCCAGGGACCTGGACCCCAGCGTGCCCGCCGACAGCGTCAGCAGCAAATCGGGGACGTGCCTCCTGCTGTGA
- the SHBG gene encoding sex hormone-binding globulin yields the protein MGFPAGLLVLLSVGALPCQPITHGDSAKQDGHCFQVLPAEEGALNIGRHWGAATPAATVHIDMSKVTSTASSFEFRTLDPEGVIFFGDMGDHDWFVLGLRRGKAEMQINNIMTNISVRGGQRLDDGHWHRMLVMNEGDSVRLEVDDEELLALGHVSYPITERPVPEMRLAMGGLLLPASHLLSPMNTAMDGCLRRWSWLNQTTTWREGAALRAKAKPCFSALRPGSFFPGAGLASFRPADLAGGTAPPNGSWGLEVELGIRAPRQTGLVLAVGVPDGSLALSLVLQPTAMVVRLGNWTKLRLPLPEGPCLDAPLRLRVSPTQLALQLGNHGGTLPNQPPDFQWLQGTWLGQEGRLFIGGLPDGDKTPRPQEWGAFRGCLRGIQVQGHQLDLDSALFRSDTIWAHSCPGAHEGAEAGRRARGHGAD from the exons ATGGGCTTCCCAGCCGGGCTCCTGGTCCTGTTGTCGGTAGGGGCCCTGCCGTGCCAGCCGATAACCCACGGGGACTCGGCCAAG caggaCGGCCACTGCTTCCAGGTCCTCCCGGCTGAGGAGGGGGCCCTGAATATTGGCCGCCACTGGGGGGCCGCCACCCCGGCAGCCACCGTCCACATCGACATGAGCAAGGTGACCAG CACCGCCTCGTCCTTCGAGTTCCGCACTCTGGACCCCGAGGGGGTGATCTTTTTCGGGGACATGGGGGACCACGACTGGTTCGTCCTGGGGCTGCGCCGGGGGAAGGCCGAGATGCAGATCAACAATATCATGACGAACATCAGTGTTCGGGGCGGGCAGCGGCTGGATGATGGACACTGGCACCGa ATGCTGGTGATGAACGAGGGGGACAGCGTGCGGCTGGAAGTGGACGACGAGGAGCTTCTGGCCCTGGGCCACGTCTCGTACCCCATCACTGAGCGCCCGGTGCCCGAGATGCGCCTCGCCATGGGGGGGCTGCTCCTCCCTGCCTCGCACCTGCTGTCCCCG ATGAACACGGCCATGGACGGCTGCCTGCGGCGGTGGAGCTGGCTGAACCAGACGACCACCTGGCGGGAGGGCGCCGCCCTGCGGGCCAAGGCCAAGCCCTGCTTCAGCGCCCTGCGGCCTGGCAGCTTCTTccccggggcggggctggccaGCTTCCGCCCGGCAG ACCTGGCCGGTGGCACTGCACCCCCCAAcgggagctgggggctggaggtggagctggggatCCGGGCCCCCCGGCAGACGGGGctggtgctggctgtgggggtcCCAGACGGGAGCCTGGCACTGAGCCTGGTCCTGCAGCCCACG GCCATGGTGGTGCGCCTCGGCAACTGGACCAAGCTGCGGCTGCCCCTGCCGGAGGGGCCCTGCCTGGACGCCCCCCTGCGCCTGCGGGTCTCCCCCACCCAgctggccctgcagctgggcaACCATGGAGGCACCCTGCCCAACCAGCCCCCCGACttccagtggctgcaggggaccTGGCTGGGCCAGGAGGGGCGGCTCTTCATTGGGGGGCTGCCAG ACGGGGACAAGACCCCCAGGCCCCAGGAGTGGGGGGCTTTCCGGGGCTGCCTGCGGGGGATCCAGGTGCAAGGCCACCAACTGGACCTGGACTCAGCCCTGTTCAGGAGCGACACCATCTGGGCCcacagctgccccggggcccacGAGGGGGCAGAAGCGGGGAGGAGAGCCCGGGGCCACGGTGCTGATTAA
- the ZBTB4 gene encoding zinc finger and BTB domain-containing protein 4 — protein MAPVLELSDAAHARCLLVELNEQRLRGQFCDVTIIAEDTKFPAHKNVLAASSPYFKEVLSEEPAGCQPAQVLELPDIQAGVFSDILNFIYRSRLSVPSPAAAQQIGAAGRRLGISWLENLDPAAQAKEMSEPWSPEAAGDTSASSPRSCASPVDLTCPSRPAASPVCLQEPARPPSPQREVDSETETAKILYALSTAPAEPGAPDWERERGAGDPPPAAGSEPAPSSSSPAGSAFRCGLCSRSFATPAALSLHLKLHRSRRSLSCRHCGKSFIHVKRLQTHEVLCKEAGEEEEEPAAAGGSEAPAPLPPAAPAPPKPASSKKGLLFRHRALQRLEYIPEQDHFVKVVDGHVIYFCTVCERSYMTLSSLKRHSNVHSWRRKYPCRYCDKVFALAEYRTKHEVWHTGERRYQCVFCWETFVTYYNLKTHQKAFHGINPGLISSEKTPNGGYKPRLNALKLYRLLPMRSQKRPYKTYSQGLLPEGLLLPPPQPLPVALGVGDAGPGGEAGPAFGAAQALEPPEAERFLRPAPAEQREPGPPPLPAEEARRAPAEGEAPSVIAYGHPASSVIVHSTSVVPAGGGGGQASSVITFNSAPAAPRPAPAEPLKKQVLKEYIQAQKVAEQAAEQAGGGEPPKPRSLRPGRTMTYMAKPAYVGAASESRSAPLCQITVRIGEEAIVKRRISETDLMLDKSPRGPKRFEFGPAEKAAPGKRAGGSYANNESGEEESDRDAEDHLWRPYYTYKPKRKACGSGGTSSGVPKVKRSSRWRRKLRSLRWMKRAEEEEEEEGEEASLAPAPASPVPGGSDAPAPEPAHKAGRGSAEWKHECGACGKLFSALKKLRKHERVHGRPDKDDPAPAPAHRVGRKPSVKFTCTHCAKVCKTAAALSRHVKRHEGESREPGPPAMTTVIAYSKKPEEPEPALTAVKEEITQEMQVSSSSGEPPAAEAGRARAAGQPATPESQGAAPPREEEVMPPETGGPEEVAAPLAEATTSRAELAPAPPAPRAALSLQDPVISHTSPAPAPPDQEEAGGYPERYPVQEYPLPLLAPGGCRTRKEAEEKPAFLAYPSPVPFNAVGKAGDGEGKVSFYPDPYPLMYGHQLLAAYPYNFTNLAALPVALNMVLPDDKGQPLPFLPSVFGYSVNPCRNEAQDGAGASSGAGGGPALPRGGVRGEPPAPERLKKGSFL, from the coding sequence ATGGCCCCGGTGCTGGAGCTCTCGGACGCCGCTCACGCCCGCTGCCTGCTGGTGGAGCTGAATGAGCAGCGGCTGCGGGGCCAGTTCTGCGACGTCACCATCATCGCCGAAGACACCAAGTTCCCGGCCCACAAGAACGTGCTGGCGGCTTCCAGCCCCTACTTCAAGGAGGTGCTGTCGGAGGAGCCGGCCGGCTGCCAGCCGGCCCAGGTGCTGGAGCTGCCCGACATCCAGGCCGGGGTCTTCTCTGACATCCTCAACTTCATCTACCGCTCCCGCCTCTCGGTGCCCAGCCCGGCCGCCGCCCAGCAGATCGGAGCCGCCGGGCGCCGCCTCGGCATCTCCTGGCTGGAGAACCTGGACCCCGCCGCACAAGCCAAGGAGATGAGCGAGCCCTGGAGCCCCGAGGCCGCCGGAGACACCTCGGCCTCCTCCCCGAGATCCTGCGCCTCCCCCGTGGACCTGACCTGCCCGTCGCGGCCGGCCGCCAGCCCCGTCTGCCTCCAggagccggcccggccgcccAGCCCGCAGCGGGAGGTGGACAGTGAAACTGAGACGGCGAAGATCCTCTACGCCCTGAGCACGGCGCCCGCCGAGCCGGGCGCCCCAGACTGGGAGCGGGAGCGTGGCGccggagaccccccccccgccgccgggaGCGAGCCGGCGCCCTCCTCTTCCTCGCCGGCGGGCAGCGCCTTCCGCTGCGGGCTCTGCAGCCGCTCCTTCGCCACGCCGGCCGCCCTGAGCCTCCACCTCAAACTGCACCGGAGCCGGCGCTCCCTCTCCTGCCGCCACTGCGGCAAGAGCTTCATCCACGTCAAGCGGCTGCAGACGCACGAGGTGCTCTGCAAGGAGGCGggcgaggaagaggaggagccggCGGCAGCGGGCGGCTCGGAGGCTCCAGCCCCGCTTCCTCCCGCCGCTCCGGCGCCGCCCAAGCCGGCGTCTTCCAAGAAAGGGCTTCTCTTCCGCCACCGGGCCCTGCAGCGGCTGGAGTATATCCCGGAGCAGGACCACTTCGTCAAGGTGGTGGACGGGCACGTCATCTACTTCTGCACCGTCTGCGAGCGCTCCTACATGACCCTCTCCAGCCTCAAGCGCCACTCCAACGTCCACTCCTGGCGGCGCAAATATCCCTGCCGCTACTGCGACAAAGTCTTCGCCCTGGCCGAGTACCGCACCAAGCATGAGGTGTGGCACACCGGCGAGCGCCGGTACCAGTGTGTTTTCTGCTGGGAGACCTTCGTCACCTACTACAACCTGAAGACCCACCAGAAGGCCTTCCACGGCATCAACCCGGGGCTCATCTCCTCCGAGAAGACGCCCAACGGGGGCTACAAGCCCCGGCTCAACGCCCTCAAGCTTTACCGCCTCTTGCCCAtgcgctcccagaagcggccctACAAGACGTACAGCCAGGGCCTGCTGCCGGAGGGCCTGCTGCTGCCCCCGCCGCAGCCCCTCCCCGTGGCGCTGGGCGTGGGGGACGCCGGCCCCGGCGGGGAGGCGGGGCCCGCCTTTGGGGCCGCCCAGGCCTTGGAGCCGCCCGAGGCCGAGCGATTCCTCCGGCCGGCGCCGGCCGAGCAGCGCGAGCCGGGGCCGCCCCCCTTGCCGGCGGAGGAGGCGCGGCGGGCGCCGGCGGAGGGCGAGGCCCCGTCGGTCATCGCCTATGGCCACCCGGCCTCCTCGGTCATTGTGCACAGCACCTCGGTGGTGCCGGCGGGAGGCGGGGGCGGCCAGGCCTCCTCGGTCATCACCTTCAACAGCGCGCcggccgccccccgccccgccccggccgaGCCCCTCAAAAAACAAGTGCTGAAGGAATACATCCAAGCCCAGAAGGTGGCTGAGCAGGCCGCGGAGCAGGCAGGCGGCGGGGAGCCGCCCAAACCCCGCAGCCTGCGGCCCGGCCGCACCATGACCTACATGGCCAAGCCGGCCTACGTTGGGGCCGCCTCGGAGAGCCGCAGCGCCCCGCTGTGCCAGATCACGGTGCGCATCGGCGAGGAGGCCATCGTCAAGCGGCGCATCTCCGAGACCGACCTGATGCTGGACAAGAGCCCGCGGGGCCCCAAGCGCTTCGAGTTCGGGCCGGCCGAGAAAGCGGCTCCCGGCAAACGCGCCGGCGGCTCCTACGCCAACAACGAGAGCGGCGAGGAGGAGAGCGACCGGGACGCCGAAGACCATCTCTGGCGTCCGTACTACACCTACAAGCCCAAGCGCAAGGCCTGCGGCTCCGGCGGGACCAGCTCCGGCGTCCCCAAGGTGAAGCGCTCTTCCCGGTGGCGCCGCAAGCTACGCTCCCTCCGCTGGATGAAgcgggcggaggaggaggaggaggaggaaggggaggaggccAGCCTGGCGCCCGCCCCCGCCTCACCCGTTCCCGGCGGCTCCGACGCCCCGGCGCCCGAACCGGCGCACAAGGCCGGGCGCGGCAGCGCCGAGTGGAAGCACGAGTGCGGTGCCTGTGGCAAGCTCTTCTCGGCGCTGAAGAAGCTGCGGAAACACGAGCGGGTGCACGGGCGGCCGGACAAGGACGATCCGGCGCCGGCTCCGGCCCACCGGGTGGGCCGCAAGCCCTCGGTCAAGTTCACCTGCACCCACTGCGCCAAGGTCTGCAAGACGGCGGCGGCCCTGAGCCGCCACGTGAAGCGGCACGAGGGGGAGAGCCGGGAGCCCGGCCCGCCCGCCATGACCACCGTCATTGCCTATTCCAAAAAGCCGGAGGAGCCGGAGCCGGCGCTGACGGCCGTCAAGGAGGAGATCACGCAGGAGATGCAGGTCTCGTCGTCCAGCGGGGAGCCGCCGGCGGCGGAGGCCGGTCGGGCCCGCGCCGCCGGCCAGCCGGCCACGCCGGAGAGCCAGGGGGCAGCGCCGCCCCGGGAGGAAGAGGTGATGCCCCCGGAGACGGGCGGGCCAGAGGAGGTGGCTGCCCCGCTAGCCGAAGCCACCACCAGCCGTGCCGagctggccccggccccgcccgccCCCCGGGCCGCCCTCTCCTTGCAAGACCCTGTCATCTCGCACACCAGCCCGGCCCCGGCGCCGCCCGACCAGGAGGAGGCGGGCGGCTACCCGGAGCGGTACCCGGTGCAGGAGtaccccctgcccctgctggcaCCGGGGGGCTGCCGGACCCGCAAGGAGGCGGAAGAGAAGCCTGCCTTCCTCGCCTACCCCAGCCCCGTCCCCTTCAACGCCGTGGGCAAGGCCGGAGACGGGGAGGGCAAGGTGAGCTTTTACCCCGACCCCTACCCGCTCATGTACGGGCACCAGCTCCTGGCCGCCTACCCGTACAACTTCACCAACCTGGCCGCCCTGCCCGTGGCGCTGAACATGGTCCTGCCGGACGACAAAGGCCAGCCCCTGCCGTTCCTGCCCAGCGTCTTCGGCTACTCGGTGAACCCGTGCCGCAACGAGGCCCAGGAcggggccggggccagcagcggggcggggggcgggccgGCCCTTCCCCGGGGAGGGGTCCGGGGGGAGCCCCCGGCCCCCGAGCGCCTGAAGAAGGGAAGTTTcctgtga